From the genome of Pseudomonas migulae:
GCACTCAATACATGTCGCAATGGATTGAATCGAAAAACCGCTTTAAGGAACACAACTAATCGTTAAACTCGCTCCAACTAACGATTTATTAACGGTGCAAGGACGCACAATGAAGCACGCTCTCAACAACCCATATATCACCAGAAACTTTAACCCCAATAACTGGATGTCCGACATCCCCATCATTGATTCGCTATCGCTCGCAGAGTTGGTATTACCCGGCGCGCATAATGCCGGCGTCGACAAGAAAGCTTCTTATACGGCGCTGGGCATCAGTCACTGGGCCGCCTGCCAGAACAACTCCTTTTATTACCAGCTGACCCACGGCGCACGGGCGCTCGATTTAAGGCTGGAGTATGCGGTTGGCGGCGATGGCGTCGGTACTTTCTGGTTTCAGCATAACGGTTTCCGTTCCTCCAGGTCGCTGGAAAGCCTGATCATGAGCGTCATCCGGTTTCTGGATGAAAATCCCGACGAGTTCATCATCCTGGATTTTCACCAGTTGAATCCGGGCAACCAGCGCTTTGACTATAAAGAGTTCAACAGGCTGCTGCTGACGCATCTCGGTAACCGGCTGATTCCTTCCACACACGTATTCCTGACCCTCGGTCAATTGAAACAGGCCAGCCATGCCCGGCGAGTGATGGTGGCCGCCGAGAATCACACGGAGCTCGATTCGACCTACTTCTGTGAATACATCGAGCACGAGTGGAGCGGCATCGGGACCGCCAGTGTCAGCGAACTGAACGTTCATATCACCAAGGTCATGAAGTTCCCGCCTGGCGGGTCCTTGCCGTGGTCGCTCTCCGCGACCAGTTACAATGTCGCCGAGGGGCCGGTAAATATTCGCGAACATCTAGATCGATGGTTCGATCCTGCACTCAGTGACTGGGTTCTGAACAGCAACATCATCAACGCTGACTTTTTTGAAACGTCGAATCTGGTTCGTCATTGCCGCACTGCCAATCTGATCAAAGCCAACAATCATTAATTTGTGCGAATGTTTCCGGCACTGGCAATGCCGAAACGACCGTCTATGCTCGGTTTTTATAATGATGCACTTCGTACCACGGACGGCACGAAGCAATTACAGGAGTAAACATGACACGTTCTACACAAGCAACTTTCGACAAACAAAGATGGATGGCTAATTCCCTCGACATCGACCGAATAAAACTGACAGATATTGTCTGGCCCGGTACACATAACAGCGGCATGGACAAAAAAGCGCCCAACTATGAGG
Proteins encoded in this window:
- a CDS encoding phospholipase; this translates as MKHALNNPYITRNFNPNNWMSDIPIIDSLSLAELVLPGAHNAGVDKKASYTALGISHWAACQNNSFYYQLTHGARALDLRLEYAVGGDGVGTFWFQHNGFRSSRSLESLIMSVIRFLDENPDEFIILDFHQLNPGNQRFDYKEFNRLLLTHLGNRLIPSTHVFLTLGQLKQASHARRVMVAAENHTELDSTYFCEYIEHEWSGIGTASVSELNVHITKVMKFPPGGSLPWSLSATSYNVAEGPVNIREHLDRWFDPALSDWVLNSNIINADFFETSNLVRHCRTANLIKANNH